The following proteins are encoded in a genomic region of Paenibacillus sp. FSL R7-0273:
- a CDS encoding alpha/beta-type small acid-soluble spore protein yields MARSNRTVVPESRAMLKQMQYEIAAEFGLYGASYGGGADTEFGSELGALGGSGGVGRTPYLGHLTSRDNGSVGGEITKRLVKQAEQSLF; encoded by the coding sequence ATGGCACGAAGTAATCGCACAGTTGTACCTGAAAGCCGGGCAATGCTGAAACAAATGCAATATGAAATTGCAGCTGAATTCGGATTGTACGGAGCGTCCTATGGCGGCGGGGCAGACACTGAATTTGGCTCTGAGCTGGGTGCTCTCGGCGGCTCGGGAGGAGTTGGACGGACTCCATATCTGGGTCATTTGACCTCCAGAGATAATGGATCTGTAGGCGGAGAAATCACAAAGAGGCTTGTGAAGCAGGCGGAGCAGTCTCTTTTTTGA